A genomic segment from Anas platyrhynchos isolate ZD024472 breed Pekin duck chromosome 5, IASCAAS_PekinDuck_T2T, whole genome shotgun sequence encodes:
- the TMEM86A gene encoding lysoplasmalogenase TMEM86A isoform X1: protein MFRPRPAPPAAVSPEVKSEGPKLVPFFKATCVYFVLWLPTSSPSWFSALIKCLPIFCLWVFLLAHGINFLVAHRSASRILAGLIFSAVGDAFLIWQEQGYFIHGLLMFAITHILYSSAFGMKPLDLKAGFLMGLVCSSCYAFLYSYLSGPFTYLVAVYIALIGFMGWRAVAGMQLCNDLWTWTKLSACIGAMLFMVSDLTIAVNKFCFPVPYSRVIIMATYYAAQMLIALSAVESRDEEDFKKRS from the exons gtgAAGAGTGAAGGCCCCAAACTGGTGCCCTTCTTCAAAGCAACTTGTGTCTATTTTGTACTCTGGCTGCCAACTTCCAGCCCCTCCTGGTTCAGTGCCCTAATCAAATGTCTGCCCATTTTCTGCCTGTGGGTTTTCCTTCTGGCTCATGGAATTAACTTCTTAGTGGCACACCGGAGTGCCAGCCGCATCCTAGCAGGACTGATATTCTCAGCAGTGGGAGATGCCTTCCTCAtctggcaggagcagggctaCTTCATTCATG GTCTGCTGATGTTCGCCATCACACACATCCTGTACTCCTCAGCCTTCGGCATGAAGCCTTTGGACCTGAAGGCCGGCTTCTTGATGGGCCTTGTTTGCAGTTCCTGTTATGCCTTCCTGTACTCCTACCTCTCGGGCCCATTCACCTACCTGGTAGCTGTCTACATCGCCTTGATCGGCTTCATGGGCTGGCGAGCGGTCGCCGGCATGCAGCTGTGCAACGACCTCTGGACATGGACCAAGCTCTCGGCCTGCATCGGCGCAATGCTTTTCATGGTGTCGGATCTGACCATTGCAGTTAACAAGTTCTGCTTTCCTGTGCCCTACTCGCGTGTCATCATCATGGCTACTTACTATGCAGCTCAAATGCTTATTGCATTGTCAGCTGTagagagcagagatgaagaggACTTCAAAAAGAGGAGCTAG
- the IGSF22 gene encoding immunoglobulin superfamily member 22 isoform X2: MSHFVFPKQARRKEWFPSGIRSVGLSRCFCCCEGCMCDILVLTGDPAKLCVILNDEKVEGVWFKDGNSWQPDGARWTFRLVCSVEMSLCLLNQGEILLLLKNPSLSFLLHVTKTEHTASIKSLQDRCFSFKL; this comes from the exons AtgtctcattttgttttcccaaaacAGGCCAGAAGAAAGGAGTGGTTTCCCAGTGGCATCCGCAGTGTTGGGCTTTCCAG gtgcttttgctgctgtgagGGGTGTATGTGTGATATTCTTGTTCTAACTGGGGATCCTGCCAAACTCTGTGTCATCCTGAATGATGAGAAGGTGGAAGGAGTGTGGTTCAAGGATGGCAA CTCTTGGCAGCCAGATGGCGCCAGATGGACTTTCAGACTCGTCTGCAGCGTGGAAATGAGCCTCTGTTTGCTGAATCAAGGCGAG ATTCTCCTGTTATTGAAGAACCCGTCCTTGAGCTTTTTGCTGCACGTTACGAAGACTGAGCATACTGCAAGCATCAAG aGCCTTCAAGATAGATGTTTCAGCTTCAAGTTGTAG
- the TMEM86A gene encoding lysoplasmalogenase TMEM86A isoform X2, translated as MGPGSPAGKVKSEGPKLVPFFKATCVYFVLWLPTSSPSWFSALIKCLPIFCLWVFLLAHGINFLVAHRSASRILAGLIFSAVGDAFLIWQEQGYFIHGLLMFAITHILYSSAFGMKPLDLKAGFLMGLVCSSCYAFLYSYLSGPFTYLVAVYIALIGFMGWRAVAGMQLCNDLWTWTKLSACIGAMLFMVSDLTIAVNKFCFPVPYSRVIIMATYYAAQMLIALSAVESRDEEDFKKRS; from the exons gtgAAGAGTGAAGGCCCCAAACTGGTGCCCTTCTTCAAAGCAACTTGTGTCTATTTTGTACTCTGGCTGCCAACTTCCAGCCCCTCCTGGTTCAGTGCCCTAATCAAATGTCTGCCCATTTTCTGCCTGTGGGTTTTCCTTCTGGCTCATGGAATTAACTTCTTAGTGGCACACCGGAGTGCCAGCCGCATCCTAGCAGGACTGATATTCTCAGCAGTGGGAGATGCCTTCCTCAtctggcaggagcagggctaCTTCATTCATG GTCTGCTGATGTTCGCCATCACACACATCCTGTACTCCTCAGCCTTCGGCATGAAGCCTTTGGACCTGAAGGCCGGCTTCTTGATGGGCCTTGTTTGCAGTTCCTGTTATGCCTTCCTGTACTCCTACCTCTCGGGCCCATTCACCTACCTGGTAGCTGTCTACATCGCCTTGATCGGCTTCATGGGCTGGCGAGCGGTCGCCGGCATGCAGCTGTGCAACGACCTCTGGACATGGACCAAGCTCTCGGCCTGCATCGGCGCAATGCTTTTCATGGTGTCGGATCTGACCATTGCAGTTAACAAGTTCTGCTTTCCTGTGCCCTACTCGCGTGTCATCATCATGGCTACTTACTATGCAGCTCAAATGCTTATTGCATTGTCAGCTGTagagagcagagatgaagaggACTTCAAAAAGAGGAGCTAG
- the TMEM86A gene encoding lysoplasmalogenase TMEM86A isoform X3 translates to MVSPVTVVKSEGPKLVPFFKATCVYFVLWLPTSSPSWFSALIKCLPIFCLWVFLLAHGINFLVAHRSASRILAGLIFSAVGDAFLIWQEQGYFIHGLLMFAITHILYSSAFGMKPLDLKAGFLMGLVCSSCYAFLYSYLSGPFTYLVAVYIALIGFMGWRAVAGMQLCNDLWTWTKLSACIGAMLFMVSDLTIAVNKFCFPVPYSRVIIMATYYAAQMLIALSAVESRDEEDFKKRS, encoded by the exons gtgAAGAGTGAAGGCCCCAAACTGGTGCCCTTCTTCAAAGCAACTTGTGTCTATTTTGTACTCTGGCTGCCAACTTCCAGCCCCTCCTGGTTCAGTGCCCTAATCAAATGTCTGCCCATTTTCTGCCTGTGGGTTTTCCTTCTGGCTCATGGAATTAACTTCTTAGTGGCACACCGGAGTGCCAGCCGCATCCTAGCAGGACTGATATTCTCAGCAGTGGGAGATGCCTTCCTCAtctggcaggagcagggctaCTTCATTCATG GTCTGCTGATGTTCGCCATCACACACATCCTGTACTCCTCAGCCTTCGGCATGAAGCCTTTGGACCTGAAGGCCGGCTTCTTGATGGGCCTTGTTTGCAGTTCCTGTTATGCCTTCCTGTACTCCTACCTCTCGGGCCCATTCACCTACCTGGTAGCTGTCTACATCGCCTTGATCGGCTTCATGGGCTGGCGAGCGGTCGCCGGCATGCAGCTGTGCAACGACCTCTGGACATGGACCAAGCTCTCGGCCTGCATCGGCGCAATGCTTTTCATGGTGTCGGATCTGACCATTGCAGTTAACAAGTTCTGCTTTCCTGTGCCCTACTCGCGTGTCATCATCATGGCTACTTACTATGCAGCTCAAATGCTTATTGCATTGTCAGCTGTagagagcagagatgaagaggACTTCAAAAAGAGGAGCTAG